A single window of Anaerocolumna chitinilytica DNA harbors:
- a CDS encoding response regulator, whose protein sequence is MYRILIADDEGIMLVSLRTMIQKNIDEECEVYTAKTGRAVLDMAESIRPDIIFMDIQMPVMSGIEAMQAIRKINKTVLFIVITAYNKFDYAKDAIEIGVFDFLTKPINKENFLGVIKRAMSQVDAERKNQLANLRIREKLDTVVPIIESGFINYLMLQGGGNESTYYNYKELLEIDQDYAFIILIQFGETIENGVLTNPVGMSMRSQNFYPVMRHIIKEHFTCLVGAVMANKVIVMVPGSIDGPEYDERIENIRQARNMLHALEKQIDAKFRIGIGQKCKLLQLSQSYQEAYRTLQEGEGRVVHVGDMHLKGEYEGEYPESDEQLMLKLVLQGDIQGAKEQAAVFFDWMVDNYPDYMDSIRLKVLELVMRAEREAFLNGGINYGFLYRNEYLSEVQESSSYEELSNWWIRKITDISKHMAERKKNQLEDIVTKAISYISDNYRKDISLETVSREVNINPYYFSKKFKEETGVNFIDYLTDIRIGKAKELLKEDKLSIKEVCLASGYSDPNYFSRIFKKVENVTPSEFRERCKYVQENQVLPVDYHAFGDNRDRLQ, encoded by the coding sequence ATGTATCGAATTCTAATCGCAGATGATGAAGGAATTATGCTCGTTTCTCTCAGAACGATGATACAAAAGAATATTGATGAAGAGTGTGAGGTCTATACCGCCAAGACAGGAAGAGCCGTACTTGATATGGCTGAAAGCATCCGACCTGATATTATCTTTATGGATATACAGATGCCTGTGATGAGTGGAATTGAAGCAATGCAGGCTATAAGGAAGATAAATAAAACCGTTTTATTTATTGTAATCACGGCATACAATAAGTTTGATTATGCAAAAGATGCAATTGAAATCGGTGTTTTTGACTTTTTGACCAAGCCGATTAATAAAGAGAATTTCCTGGGAGTGATAAAGCGTGCCATGTCACAGGTGGATGCTGAAAGAAAGAATCAGCTTGCAAACCTGCGTATAAGAGAAAAGCTGGATACAGTAGTTCCCATAATAGAAAGCGGCTTCATTAATTATCTGATGCTCCAGGGAGGAGGAAATGAAAGCACCTATTATAATTATAAAGAACTTCTGGAAATTGACCAGGATTATGCTTTTATTATCTTAATCCAGTTTGGGGAAACCATTGAAAATGGGGTGCTTACTAATCCGGTAGGGATGAGCATGCGTTCCCAGAATTTTTACCCGGTTATGCGGCATATCATTAAGGAACATTTCACGTGTCTGGTAGGGGCTGTAATGGCAAATAAAGTGATTGTTATGGTTCCGGGCAGCATAGATGGACCGGAATATGATGAAAGAATAGAAAATATCAGACAGGCCAGAAACATGCTGCATGCACTTGAGAAGCAGATAGATGCCAAGTTCCGGATAGGAATCGGACAAAAATGCAAACTTTTGCAGTTAAGCCAGTCCTATCAGGAAGCATATCGGACATTGCAGGAGGGCGAGGGAAGAGTCGTCCATGTGGGTGATATGCATTTAAAGGGTGAATATGAAGGAGAGTATCCTGAAAGTGATGAACAACTTATGTTAAAATTAGTCCTGCAGGGAGATATCCAGGGAGCGAAGGAACAGGCAGCGGTTTTTTTTGACTGGATGGTGGATAATTATCCGGATTATATGGACAGCATTCGCTTAAAGGTACTGGAACTGGTTATGCGCGCAGAGCGGGAAGCCTTTCTGAATGGCGGTATTAATTACGGCTTTTTGTATCGGAATGAATATCTAAGTGAAGTTCAAGAGAGCAGCTCTTATGAAGAACTAAGTAATTGGTGGATTCGAAAAATTACAGACATTTCCAAACATATGGCAGAGAGAAAGAAAAACCAGTTGGAAGATATCGTTACGAAAGCAATCAGTTATATAAGTGATAACTATAGAAAAGATATCTCCTTAGAAACAGTTTCCAGGGAAGTTAATATAAATCCTTATTATTTCAGTAAAAAATTTAAAGAAGAAACAGGTGTTAATTTTATTGATTACCTGACAGATATACGCATCGGAAAAGCAAAGGAATTATTGAAAGAGGATAAGCTAAGCATTAAGGAAGTGTGCTTGGCATCAGGTTACAGCGACCCAAACTATTTCAGCCGAATATTTAAGAAGGTAGAAAATGTCACACCAAGTGAGTTCAGGGAGAGGTGTAAATATGTGCAGGAAAATCAGGTATTACCTGTGGATTATCATGCTTTTGGCGATAACCGTGACAGGCTGCAGTAA
- a CDS encoding ABC-F family ATP-binding cassette domain-containing protein — protein MILACKSISKSFGTDQILNSVSFHVNEREKAAVIGINGAGKTTLFKIIMGELSPDEGEIIFAKGSTVGYLAQHQGLSSENSIYDEILTVKKDIIEKENSIRQLETSMKNASGSELEQMLSSYTRLTHEFELNNGYSYKSEVVGILKGLGFLEEEFSKPVTTLSGGQKTRVALGKLLLSKPDLILLDEPTNHLDMESIAWLETFLLNYPGSVVVIAHDRYFLDKVVTKVVELEQGKAVSYEGNYTAYAEKKSLLRDAMLKHYLNQQKEIKHQEEVIAKLRSFNREKSIRRAESREKMLDKVERLDKPVTYEPQMNITLEPHVISGNDVLRIEDLSKSFGSLKLFSNLNFEIKRGERVAIIGNNGTGKTTLLKIINELLPADSGIVILGSKVKIGYYDQEHQVLDSEKTLFEELSDAYPDMDNTSIRNILAAFLFTGDDVFKRIKDISGGEKGRVSLAKLMLSEANLLILDEPTNHLDITSKEILENAVNSYTGTVLYVSHDRYFINKTATRIMDLTCNTLINYIGNYDYYLEKHDALQAVTLSRNNAAPGNQNTMPVDDVKTKQDWIQQKEEQSRIRKRQNDLKKLEDQIQKFELRNSEIDSLLAKEEIYTNSNELVKLTKEKKSVEETLEKLMSDWELLAE, from the coding sequence ATGATTTTAGCATGTAAAAGTATTTCCAAAAGCTTTGGAACTGATCAGATATTAAACAGTGTTTCTTTCCATGTAAATGAAAGGGAAAAAGCCGCTGTTATAGGTATAAATGGAGCAGGAAAAACAACACTTTTCAAAATAATTATGGGAGAACTCAGCCCTGATGAGGGTGAGATAATCTTTGCAAAAGGCAGTACTGTAGGTTATCTGGCGCAACATCAGGGACTCTCTTCTGAAAACTCCATATATGATGAAATTCTGACAGTCAAAAAAGATATTATTGAAAAAGAAAATTCTATACGGCAGTTGGAGACATCCATGAAGAATGCCTCCGGAAGCGAGCTAGAGCAAATGCTTTCCAGCTATACCAGACTTACCCATGAATTTGAATTAAACAACGGTTATTCCTATAAAAGTGAAGTCGTTGGGATCTTAAAAGGTCTGGGCTTTTTAGAAGAGGAGTTTTCAAAACCTGTAACCACTCTTTCCGGTGGGCAGAAAACCCGGGTTGCCCTGGGTAAATTGCTTCTAAGTAAGCCGGATTTGATTCTTCTGGATGAACCTACCAACCATCTTGATATGGAATCAATTGCTTGGCTTGAAACTTTTCTTTTAAATTACCCCGGTTCCGTGGTAGTAATTGCCCATGACCGGTATTTTCTTGACAAAGTAGTAACAAAGGTTGTTGAATTGGAACAGGGAAAGGCAGTATCCTATGAAGGAAACTATACTGCGTATGCCGAAAAAAAGTCTCTCCTTCGAGACGCTATGTTGAAGCATTACTTAAACCAGCAAAAAGAAATCAAGCATCAGGAAGAGGTCATAGCGAAGCTTCGTTCTTTTAACCGTGAAAAATCCATTCGCAGAGCTGAAAGCCGTGAAAAGATGCTGGACAAAGTCGAAAGGCTGGATAAACCGGTTACTTATGAGCCTCAGATGAACATAACTCTGGAACCACATGTAATAAGCGGAAATGATGTGTTAAGAATTGAAGATTTATCTAAATCCTTTGGCAGCCTTAAATTATTTTCAAATCTTAACTTTGAGATTAAACGAGGTGAAAGGGTTGCTATCATCGGCAATAACGGTACAGGCAAAACTACTCTTCTTAAGATAATAAATGAACTGCTGCCTGCTGATTCCGGTATAGTAATCCTCGGTTCTAAGGTGAAAATCGGTTATTACGACCAGGAACATCAGGTGCTGGATTCAGAAAAAACTCTTTTTGAAGAATTAAGTGACGCTTATCCCGATATGGATAACACTTCCATACGAAACATACTGGCTGCCTTTCTTTTTACCGGGGATGATGTCTTTAAACGTATTAAGGATATCAGCGGCGGTGAAAAGGGACGTGTATCCTTAGCCAAGCTGATGCTTTCCGAAGCGAACCTCCTGATATTGGATGAGCCTACCAACCACCTTGATATTACCTCCAAAGAAATTCTGGAAAATGCCGTCAACAGCTATACCGGTACTGTACTCTATGTATCCCATGACCGTTATTTTATTAATAAAACTGCTACAAGGATAATGGATCTTACTTGCAATACCTTAATTAATTATATTGGTAATTATGATTATTATCTGGAAAAACATGATGCCCTCCAGGCTGTCACTCTAAGCCGAAACAATGCCGCCCCTGGCAATCAAAATACCATGCCAGTTGATGACGTCAAAACGAAACAGGACTGGATACAGCAGAAGGAAGAGCAGTCAAGAATACGTAAGCGACAAAATGATTTAAAGAAGCTGGAAGATCAAATCCAAAAATTTGAATTACGAAACAGCGAAATCGACTCACTTTTAGCCAAAGAGGAAATCTACACAAATTCGAATGAACTGGTTAAACTGACCAAAGAGAAAAAGTCAGTGGAAGAAACATTGGAAAAGCTCATGAGCGATTGGGAATTATTAGCTGAATAG
- a CDS encoding sensor histidine kinase — translation MIRHIIYKFRHSISTKLFSVFIFLAVIIFLTNISVNAYISKSLQKLDTVYSSNIISNKLSDKLIEVQSNVYEYLNTKSSASLVSYYKSEQEYRGLMESLNDQLIDNEMLMLEKNIRNMSDTYLTLTDETVKEKRGRNVEKYKKSYEDAKKLNQYIHSFISNLNTEQLKQNSQNYQKLMVSLNYTEVLSLAILIIIVVISLCLLVLILKNIIKPLVQLAHNANEVAQGNFNSDFIMPKSEDEVGLLYSTFDTMLKSIKHYIEQITEDMENEQRFKEQQLLMENHLKDAQLKYLQAQINPHFLFNSLNAGAQLAILEEADQTGLFLEKMADFFRYNVRKMEQDTTLKEEIEIVDNYIYIINVRMTGDIHFRKEVPEGLTDVMVPSMILQPVVENAVKHGISGMDSDGEIVLTVTEEEKNITITIKDNGIGMSMDKIEEVLSDGPVSSEAGDSTGIGLNNVRNRLMLYYGSENLMTIQSDGINRGTEVKIIIPGRGNTRQGGVNYVSNSNRR, via the coding sequence ATGATAAGACATATAATCTATAAATTCAGGCATTCCATAAGTACAAAACTATTTTCTGTGTTTATTTTTCTGGCAGTTATCATTTTTCTGACCAATATCAGTGTAAATGCCTATATCAGTAAGTCTCTGCAAAAGCTTGATACGGTGTATTCCTCCAATATTATTTCCAATAAACTGTCTGATAAGCTAATTGAAGTACAGTCAAATGTATATGAGTATTTGAATACAAAAAGTTCGGCATCTCTGGTCAGTTATTATAAAAGTGAGCAGGAATACCGTGGACTAATGGAAAGTCTGAATGACCAGCTTATAGATAACGAAATGTTAATGCTGGAGAAGAATATCAGAAACATGTCTGATACCTATTTAACTCTGACAGATGAGACTGTGAAGGAAAAAAGAGGACGTAATGTAGAAAAATATAAGAAGTCCTACGAAGATGCCAAAAAACTAAATCAATATATCCATTCCTTTATCAGCAATTTAAATACAGAACAATTGAAACAGAATTCCCAGAATTATCAGAAACTGATGGTTTCCCTTAACTACACGGAGGTTTTAAGTCTTGCTATTTTGATTATCATTGTAGTAATCAGTTTATGCCTGCTTGTTCTGATTCTTAAAAATATTATTAAGCCTCTGGTTCAGCTTGCCCATAATGCGAACGAGGTGGCACAGGGGAATTTTAACTCCGACTTTATTATGCCAAAATCAGAGGATGAGGTGGGATTATTATATAGTACTTTTGATACTATGCTAAAAAGTATAAAGCATTATATAGAACAGATAACGGAAGATATGGAGAATGAACAGCGGTTTAAGGAACAGCAGCTTTTGATGGAAAATCATTTAAAGGATGCACAGCTAAAATACCTGCAGGCTCAGATAAATCCTCATTTTCTTTTTAATTCACTAAATGCCGGGGCACAGCTTGCCATCTTGGAAGAGGCGGATCAGACGGGATTATTTCTGGAGAAAATGGCGGATTTTTTTCGATACAATGTCCGGAAAATGGAACAGGATACTACCTTAAAAGAAGAAATAGAGATTGTGGATAATTATATCTATATTATAAATGTCAGGATGACCGGAGATATACATTTTCGTAAAGAAGTCCCGGAAGGATTGACAGATGTTATGGTTCCCAGCATGATTTTACAGCCGGTGGTAGAAAATGCAGTAAAGCACGGCATATCAGGAATGGACAGTGACGGAGAGATTGTTTTAACAGTAACAGAGGAAGAAAAAAACATTACAATTACTATAAAAGACAATGGAATTGGAATGTCCATGGATAAAATAGAGGAGGTTTTATCCGATGGTCCGGTTTCTTCCGAAGCCGGTGATTCAACCGGTATTGGACTTAACAATGTACGGAACAGGCTTATGCTTTATTATGGAAGCGAGAATCTTATGACCATACAAAGTGATGGTATTAACAGAGGGACAGAGGTAAAGATTATTATACCTGGAAGAGGAAATACCAGGCAGGGGGGAGTAAATTATGTATCGAATTCTAATCGCAGATGA
- the acpS gene encoding holo-ACP synthase — MIIGIGTDLIEIKRVIKACEKESFQKKIYTKQEIELASRDKVKFAGNFAVKEAISKMFGTGFYGVRPSDIEVLRDQLGKPYVNLYNGAKELAEKMAIKKIHVTITNTSEYASAFVVGEGQD, encoded by the coding sequence ATGATAATTGGCATTGGTACAGATTTAATAGAAATAAAGAGGGTTATAAAAGCCTGTGAGAAAGAATCTTTTCAAAAAAAGATCTATACAAAACAAGAAATCGAACTGGCAAGCAGAGATAAGGTAAAGTTTGCCGGGAATTTTGCTGTGAAAGAAGCAATCTCAAAAATGTTCGGTACAGGTTTCTATGGTGTGAGACCTTCAGATATTGAAGTATTAAGAGACCAGCTTGGTAAACCATATGTCAATCTGTATAATGGTGCCAAAGAATTAGCAGAAAAAATGGCTATAAAGAAAATACATGTAACCATAACCAATACCAGCGAATATGCAAGCGCATTTGTTGTAGGAGAAGGCCAGGACTAA
- a CDS encoding redox-sensing transcriptional repressor Rex yields the protein MQGKEISLAVIQRLPRYYRYLGELLENDVVRISSKELSERMNVTASQIRQDLNNFGGFGQQGYGYNVEYLYSEIGKILGLDRKYNVIIIGAGNLGQALANYTDFERRGFNIKGIFDVNPRLEGISIRGVEIQMMDNLAEFVGKNKIHIAALTIPKIKAPQTAKEIVALGIKAIWNFAPVDLNLPSDVIVENVHLAESLMRISYTLKDLEDRNENSETLKTEENAVRKDGKV from the coding sequence GTGCAAGGGAAAGAAATATCATTGGCTGTAATACAACGTTTGCCCAGATATTACCGCTATTTAGGTGAATTACTGGAAAATGACGTTGTACGTATATCATCCAAGGAATTAAGTGAGAGGATGAATGTAACCGCTTCACAGATAAGACAGGATTTAAATAACTTCGGCGGATTCGGACAACAAGGCTATGGCTATAACGTAGAGTATTTGTATTCGGAGATAGGAAAGATACTCGGGCTTGACAGAAAATACAATGTTATTATTATAGGTGCCGGTAATTTGGGACAGGCATTGGCGAATTATACAGATTTTGAAAGACGAGGTTTTAATATTAAGGGAATTTTTGATGTGAATCCAAGGCTGGAGGGAATCTCTATTAGAGGTGTTGAAATTCAGATGATGGATAACCTCGCAGAGTTCGTAGGAAAGAACAAGATTCATATAGCAGCACTTACTATACCCAAAATAAAAGCACCTCAGACGGCAAAAGAAATCGTTGCACTTGGAATTAAAGCAATCTGGAATTTCGCACCGGTAGATTTAAATCTTCCTTCTGATGTAATTGTAGAAAATGTACATTTGGCAGAAAGCTTAATGCGTATTTCTTATACGCTAAAGGATCTGGAAGATAGAAATGAGAATAGTGAAACCTTAAAGACAGAAGAAAACGCGGTTCGTAAGGATGGTAAAGTTTAA
- a CDS encoding sugar ABC transporter permease, translating into MNVRLKQFLVKYTMVIVLVIVFLLFNFITGGRMTYAQNLSNLLLQNAYVVIIACGMLLCILTGGNIDLSVGAIVCLVGAFAAKILMSTDLNAYLVIILGLGLSLLIGIWQGYWVGYSRIPPFITTLAGMFVFRGIGRVILDSKTISIKNQQFLDTFTAYLKIPGLDDGKIKYSAIIFGIAAVIIYFIITITSNRKRKRKGYKVEKTLTVYSKAVIISTCILVYCWKLAGYKGISVMLLWVLVVVFIYTYITNKTVFGRYFYAVGGNEKATKLSGINTNKIFFTAYAQVAFLAGLSGLLVAARIGSVNGDSGNQYEMDAIGSCFIGGASAYGGSGTIGGAVIGAILMGIINQGMSIYGLNSNWQYVVKGGVLLVAVIFDIKFNHKNMSKA; encoded by the coding sequence ATGAATGTAAGGCTGAAGCAATTCCTTGTTAAATATACAATGGTTATAGTCTTAGTAATCGTTTTTTTATTGTTTAATTTCATCACGGGAGGAAGAATGACATATGCGCAGAACCTTTCGAATCTTCTGCTTCAAAATGCTTATGTTGTAATCATAGCCTGTGGAATGCTCTTATGCATCCTTACCGGTGGTAATATAGATTTATCGGTTGGAGCAATTGTTTGTCTTGTAGGAGCTTTTGCTGCAAAAATACTGATGTCAACGGATTTGAATGCATATCTGGTAATCATCTTAGGTTTGGGACTTTCTCTGCTTATTGGTATATGGCAGGGCTACTGGGTAGGTTATTCCAGGATACCACCCTTTATAACCACCCTGGCTGGAATGTTCGTATTCAGGGGAATCGGTCGTGTAATACTAGACAGTAAAACAATATCAATCAAGAATCAGCAGTTTTTGGATACCTTTACGGCATACCTTAAAATACCCGGACTGGATGATGGTAAAATAAAGTATTCTGCTATTATATTTGGTATTGCTGCCGTAATAATTTATTTTATTATAACCATTACAAGCAACCGTAAAAGAAAGAGGAAGGGCTATAAAGTGGAAAAAACATTGACAGTCTACAGTAAGGCTGTAATTATTAGTACCTGTATTCTTGTCTACTGCTGGAAACTTGCCGGTTATAAAGGAATCTCCGTTATGCTTTTATGGGTATTGGTCGTTGTATTTATCTATACTTATATTACAAATAAAACCGTATTCGGACGTTATTTTTATGCTGTAGGCGGTAATGAAAAAGCTACGAAACTTTCCGGTATCAATACCAACAAAATCTTTTTTACCGCATATGCACAAGTTGCCTTTCTGGCAGGACTTAGCGGACTGCTGGTTGCTGCCCGTATCGGTTCGGTAAACGGAGACAGCGGTAATCAATACGAAATGGATGCCATTGGCTCCTGTTTCATAGGCGGAGCATCTGCATATGGAGGCTCAGGTACCATAGGAGGAGCTGTAATAGGTGCCATCTTAATGGGTATAATTAATCAAGGTATGTCAATCTATGGTTTAAACTCCAACTGGCAATATGTCGTTAAAGGAGGAGTATTGCTTGTAGCTGTAATTTTTGATATAAAATTCAACCATAAGAATATGTCCAAGGCATAA
- a CDS encoding sugar ABC transporter substrate-binding protein: MKRKLCALLLVMVCLLPVLIFLQYGQRKFAGAEKADLAQTKEYEKHYVLIAKDRTTSFWQSVYDNAREEAEANNIYLEQAGSNLSQDYTMEDYLRISIASKVDGIIVCPDGSDNVKELINEAVKNNIPVVTVLNDDINTKRASFVGINSYELGQVYGEQIVKKVSNDTRKIYILFHSMASNSMNDVIFNQIKKKLNENFKGRDFLIQPYYITDNKEFDSEEAIRDLFISQEDIPDILVCMEEVDTECACQAIVDYNKVGEVTIIGSYSSDIILEGIRKDLAAVTVAVDTKQLGKQSVQALLEYDQMGYVNNFYNADIHIIDKNNVNSYH; this comes from the coding sequence TTGAAAAGAAAATTATGTGCATTACTATTGGTTATGGTTTGCCTGCTGCCAGTTTTAATTTTTTTACAATACGGACAGCGGAAATTTGCAGGAGCCGAGAAAGCTGATTTAGCGCAGACAAAGGAATATGAAAAGCATTATGTACTGATTGCAAAGGACAGGACAACTTCCTTCTGGCAATCGGTTTATGATAACGCAAGGGAAGAAGCGGAAGCGAATAATATATATCTGGAGCAGGCTGGCAGTAATCTTTCACAGGATTATACCATGGAGGACTATTTAAGAATCAGCATAGCATCCAAAGTTGATGGCATTATAGTCTGTCCTGATGGCTCAGATAATGTAAAAGAATTGATAAATGAAGCTGTAAAGAATAATATACCGGTGGTTACTGTTTTAAATGATGATATTAATACAAAGAGAGCCAGTTTCGTTGGTATCAATTCCTATGAATTGGGACAGGTTTATGGGGAGCAAATTGTAAAGAAGGTAAGCAATGATACCAGGAAAATCTATATTCTGTTTCACTCCATGGCTTCTAATTCAATGAATGATGTTATTTTTAACCAGATTAAGAAAAAACTGAATGAGAATTTTAAAGGAAGAGACTTTTTAATTCAGCCTTATTATATAACAGATAATAAAGAATTTGATTCGGAAGAAGCAATACGTGATCTTTTTATCAGCCAGGAAGATATTCCGGACATTCTGGTGTGTATGGAAGAAGTTGATACGGAGTGTGCCTGTCAGGCCATCGTAGATTATAATAAGGTGGGCGAAGTAACAATTATAGGGTCCTATTCTTCTGACATCATATTGGAAGGGATCAGGAAAGATCTGGCGGCCGTAACGGTAGCTGTTGATACAAAACAGCTTGGAAAACAAAGTGTTCAGGCACTGCTTGAATATGATCAAATGGGCTATGTAAACAATTTCTATAATGCAGATATCCATATCATCGACAAAAACAATGTGAATTCCTATCATTAG
- a CDS encoding sugar ABC transporter substrate-binding protein, with the protein MCRKIRYYLWIIMLLAITVTGCSKKQSDNKINFENDKVLQIGFSFDSFVIERWIRDRDAFVMTAKELGAEVNVQVANGDVDTQISQIRYFIKKKMDVIVILATDADALKDVVKEAKDAGIKIVSYDRLIRNADTDLYISFDNGQVGTEMAKALVNSIPEGGNIYIISGPSSDNNVDMIDKGFLNIIKSSNLKVVYKQSCANWSAELAAGYVEEALEQYPDVKGIMCGNDDLASQIFLVLSEKRLAGKVCIVGQDADLAACQRIVEGTQTMTVYKSVEDLAKAAAYLTVELGRGEDIKNAGMKEEYQAKDTINDGTYDVPYYKLDCIPVTAKNIDKVIIDSGFHTREDVYLNMNN; encoded by the coding sequence ATGTGCAGGAAAATCAGGTATTACCTGTGGATTATCATGCTTTTGGCGATAACCGTGACAGGCTGCAGTAAAAAGCAATCCGATAACAAAATAAATTTCGAAAATGATAAGGTTCTGCAGATCGGTTTTAGTTTTGATTCCTTTGTAATCGAGCGTTGGATAAGGGACAGAGATGCTTTTGTTATGACCGCGAAAGAGTTAGGAGCAGAGGTTAATGTTCAGGTGGCTAATGGAGATGTAGATACTCAGATATCACAGATTCGTTATTTCATTAAAAAGAAGATGGATGTTATTGTAATCCTCGCAACAGATGCGGATGCTCTGAAGGACGTAGTAAAGGAAGCAAAAGATGCTGGTATAAAGATTGTATCTTATGACAGGCTGATTCGAAATGCAGATACAGACCTCTATATATCTTTTGATAATGGACAGGTAGGAACAGAAATGGCAAAAGCACTTGTGAACTCCATACCGGAAGGGGGAAATATATACATCATCAGCGGCCCGTCCAGCGATAATAACGTGGATATGATAGATAAAGGATTCCTTAATATTATTAAAAGCAGTAATTTAAAAGTCGTTTATAAACAATCCTGTGCCAATTGGAGTGCAGAATTAGCTGCAGGATATGTGGAGGAAGCATTGGAGCAATATCCGGATGTGAAAGGAATTATGTGCGGAAACGATGATCTGGCAAGTCAAATATTTCTGGTGCTATCCGAAAAACGTTTGGCAGGAAAAGTATGTATTGTAGGACAGGATGCTGATCTTGCGGCTTGCCAGCGTATTGTGGAGGGAACCCAGACCATGACGGTTTATAAATCAGTGGAAGATTTAGCAAAGGCAGCCGCTTATTTGACAGTAGAATTGGGGCGTGGGGAAGATATTAAAAATGCAGGGATGAAGGAAGAGTATCAGGCTAAGGATACCATTAATGATGGTACTTATGATGTTCCCTACTATAAACTTGACTGCATACCAGTTACAGCAAAAAATATTGATAAGGTAATAATTGACAGCGGGTTTCATACCAGAGAGGATGTCTATCTGAATATGAATAATTAA